From Candidatus Hydrogenedens sp.:
ATTATTTCTATGGTGCGTGTGGCATGTTATGTTCCTGAAGTAGATGAAGGATTAAAAATCGCTCAATATATGAAAGACCTTGGATATGAGGTGAGTTTAAATCTAATGGCAGTATCCACAGTAGAGGAGGGTCTTATAAATGAGGCTTTGAGGAAAATAGCCCAATCCCGCGTGGATTTGGTTTATATCGTGGATAGTTTTGGCTATTATTATTCGGAGCATATTCGATATTTAACAGAGAAATATATCCATGCTCTTCCGGGCAAAGCGATAGGGATACATACCCACAATAATCGGCAATTGGCTTTTTCCAATTCCGTAGAGGCACTTCTGGCAGGGGCCCAATTTGTAGATTGTAGTTTATATGGCATGGGTAGAGCCGCAGGCAATTGCACAACAGAACTTATACTAAGTTTTATGGATAACCCGAAATATGATTTAAGACCTGTTCTGGATTTGATAGAACGGTATTTTGTCCGACTGAAGGAGGACCTGAAATGGGGTTATGAATTGCCCTATCTTGTTACAGGGGTTTTAAATCAACACCCAAGAACAGCCCTGGCGTATATTAAAGAGCAAGGACAGGGCTCGAAACGCAGTTTGCGGGATTTTTATGAAACCCATATTCGTCAGATAAAATCGAAATAATGATAGATTACAGAAACCAACAATGGATAACTTATTTGAAAAATCCGAACAACCCAAATCCCTTGCCTATATGCCTTTGGCGCGCCGAGTTAGTCCTCGCACCATAGATGAACTAATCGGGCAGGATGCTATATTAGGTCCGGGAAAGGCATTACGGCGAGCTATCGAAACCGATTGTCTTACCTCTTTAATCTTATGGGGACCTCCAGGCACGGGAAAGACAGCCCTGGCACGAATTATTGCCCGACATACACAATCTTTCTTCGAACCTATTAATGCGGTTACTTCAAATGTCCGTGAATTGCGAACGGTATTAGAAAAGGCACGAATGCGTTTGCAACGAGAAAAACGACGCACGATTTTATTTATCGATGAGATACATCGGTTTAATCGTTCACAACAGGACGCTTTGCTTCCCGATGTAGAAATGGGACATGTAATATTGATTGGTGTTACGACCGAAAACCCCTACTTCAGTATCGTTTCTCCATTACTTTCCCGCTCCCAGATTTTCCGTTTTGAATCGCTCAACGAAGAAAGTATCTTTCAGATTTTACAGAAGGCACTTCAACATCCCCAGAATGGTTTTCAGGATTGTGAAATTACCTTTGATGATGAGGCACTGCGGTTTCTTGCTCGATACGGTGAAGGAGATGCAAGACGAGCCTTAAATGCTTTGGAACTTGCCATACTTACAGCAAAGGAAAATAACAAGAAAATCCATATTGATACGGCACTTGTTCAGGATTGCGTTTCTGAAAAACTTCTGCACTATGATAAAACAGGCGATGAACATTATGACATTGCGTCTGCCTTTATAAAAAGTATTCGGGGAAGCCATCCCGATGCTGCTTTATACTGGATGGCTCGCATGTTAGAGGCAGGGGAGCCACCCCGATTTCTTGCACGGCGATTATGTATTGCTGCAGCGGAAGACATAGGTAATGCAGACCCTATGGCTCTGATTGTTGCTGTCTCTGCATGGCAGGCTACCGAATTTATTGGTATGCCCGAGGCGCGGATTATATTAGCACAGGCGGTAACTTATCTTGCATGTGCCCCTAAAAGCAATGCATCATATTTAGCCATTGAAAAGGCAATGGAAATGGTGAAATCGCAAACTACGGTACCGGTTCCTCAAGCACTTCGAGACACGCATTATCGCGGTGCTGAAATGTTAGGTCATGGTGTTGGTTATCAATATCCACATGATGCGGAAGAAGGTTACATCCCTCAGGATTACGGTTTGCAACGAGGCATTTTCTATCAGCCCTTACCACGCGGTATGGAAAAAACATTTTTGGAACGATTAAAACATTGGTTTGAAATAGACCAACAGTTAGAAAAAGAACAGAAAGAACATAATGAGTGATGGCAATCCCAAAAAAACAGCATGGAAACCTTTTTTGTTTGGCTTTTTATTAGGAATTTTTCTTACGATCTTCCTTGCCGTTTTCGGAATTGTTATTGGAGCAAAGACATTAAAGTTCTGGATAGCCAAAAAAGAAATGGTCTCATTAAAAACGCCGAAGATACAATCTCATCAAAATCTGGATTATTCAGCAACGGCAATAAGTATGGAAGGAAAGGAGATTTCTTTCAATGATTTCAGGAACAAGCCTTTGTTCATATTCGTATGGCATCCCGAATGTGTTCATTGTCTTTCAACCTTGATGACGGTTCAGAAACTCTATGATGAGATTAAAGATATGAACATGTCCGTATTGGCACTGACAGAAGGTAAAAAACAAGATATTGAAAAGGTGCAGAAAGAGTTAAATATTTCAATTCCTATTCTGATGGTCAAAAAAGAATTTTTGAGGTCTTTATGTGGCGATAATGTTCCCTGCGGTTTGATTATTAATTCGCAGGGAGGGATTGTTTATTCTCATATAGGAAGTGCTAACTGGGGTGATACGGAAATTATTCAGTATTTTATAAATCTGGCGGAGAATTGAATTGGGACGCGTCTAACTCGTTCAACTGTTCATGCGTGGGGATGGGTTCTTAAATAGACCTCGCGGAGATGTTCAATACTAATATGTGTATAAATCTGTGTCGTGGATAATTGCTCATGTCCCAAAATTTCCTGCACAACACGCAAATCTGCTCCACCGTCTAACATGTGCGTTGCGAAACTATGTCGCAGCGTATGAGGAGAAACATCATCACGATAAGGCAATACCTCTCTTGCATATCTTTCGACAATACGCTGAATACTTCGCGTCGTAAGCGGTCCGCCCCGTGCATTAACAAAAACAATATTATGTGTAGGCTTCCCTAATTCCGACCGAACCAGCAAATATTTCATTAGATATTGTTTCGCATAGGAACCCAAAGGGACAAGCCGTTCCTTTCGGCGTTTTCCAAACACACGGACAAGCCCAGAACTCAAATCTACCGAAGCAATGGTAAGTGTTGCACACTCATTGGCACGCATACCGGTGGAATAGAGAACCTCTAACAAAGCGCGGTCCCTCAAAGAAATGGGGTCTTCACCATCTACCGCATTAAGCAACTTTAATACCTCATCTATGGATAATACGGCGGGTAAGTAACGACGCTGTTTAGGAGTGCGTGTTGTCATGACGGGGTTTGTTTCCAGCAATCCCTGCCTAACAAGAAAACGATATAGGGTTTTTAATGCGGAAAGTTTTCTGGATGCTGTTTTCACAGACCCGCCCGAACTTTGGACATGCGCAAGAAAAGAACGGATGTCGTTTCGTGTTGCTTTCTTTAATGTTTCAAGGTCTGCAATAACGCGTTGCTTGCGTGTTTCTTCGGCATCCGTTGAAAAGGCTTGTGCTTTATTCTGAATATAATCACAGAAATGCTCTAAATCACACTCATACGCCCGAATTGTATGTGCAGAAAGTCCCCTTTCAACCCGTAAATGTTCAAAAAAATATTCCAGCGATGAATCAATCATAATTTGTTTATTTTAACAATGATTGATTATAACCTCAAATTTCTCGGGAATCGTCTTCCGTTTCTTCAATGGCAACCTGATGTTTACAATCCGGATTGGGGCAGACTAAAAGTTTTTTGCCACCGCGTTTCTTTTGTAGAAGTGTCCAGGAATAGCCACATTTCGGACAGGGTGTATTTTTTTGTATTTCACCGTTCAAGATTACCTGACAATCCGGATAGTTTGAACAACCTAAAAAGCGACCGCGCCTGCTCATACGATATTGAAGTTTTCCCCCACATCCTTTTCTGGGACACTCTATGTTCAAATCCATCGGTTTGGTGAACCGACATTTAGGATATTTCTCACAGCCGTAAAATTCCTCGTTATTCTTCGATTTGCGAATAACAAGGTTTGCACCGCATTTGGGACATTTCTCATCTGTTTTTTGAGGTTCTTGCGATACAATTTGTGATAATTCACCATTTTCATCAAAGGCATATATAGATTTGCACTCCGGGTAGCCTGTGCATAGGAGTATGGGTCCGGATTTGGTATAGCGAAGGTTTAACGGTTTCCCACAGTTAAGGCATTTTTTATCCGTCTTGCGGTTTAATACTTTGGGTAAGGATTTAATAGACTTACAATCGGGATAGTTGGGACAGGCAAGGAAAAATCCGAACCTGCCTTCACGCACTTCAAGCACGGTTCCACATTTTTCACAAACAACATCCTTGCCGAAGATTTCACGGACTATATTTCTTTGTGCTTCGGTTAGGTCATTTTGAAATGCGTCATAGAAATTTTTCAGTAAGTTCTGCCATGTTAGTTTTCCATCTTCAATCTCATCCAGTTCTTCTTCCATCTTTGCTGTGAAACTGTAATCTAAAATATCCGGGAATAATTGGACTAACAGACGATTTACTTCCTCTCCTAAAGGTGTTGGTTTTAGTCTCCCTTTTTCACGCACAACATAGCCACGGTCACGAATTGTTTTCATTGTCGGAGCGTATGTGCTGGGTCTGCCGATACCTTTCTCTTCTAAAGCACGAATAAGGCTGGCTTCAGTATATCGGGCGGGTGGTTTTGTAAAATGCTGTTCCCCTAAAAAATCTGTACCCTGCACATCTTCGTTTACCTGAAGTGCGGGTAATCTTTGTTTTCCATTTTCTTCATCACCGTTGGTATCTTCCTGTGTCTCTTCATAGATAGTTGTAAATCCATCGAACACGGGTGTAGTATCTGTGGCACGAAAGACAAATTTTTTCTGGGCACCTTCAACCTCTACGATAAGTTGCTTAAAAATGGCAGGTGTCATTTGTGATGCGAGAAATCGTTGCCAGATAAGTGTATAAAGTTTGCACTGGTCTTCGGATAAATACTTTCTAACTTCTTCCGGGGTTCGTGTGGCAGAGGTAGGTCGTATGGCTTCGTGAGCGTCTTGAGCCCTTTTTTTGGAACGGTAATAATTAGGTTTCTCTGGCAGGTATTTATCACCATATTTTTGCAGGATGAAATCACGCACCTCTGAAATGGCATCCGGTTCAATACGAAGAGAATCCGTTCGCATATAGGTAATTAAACCGACGGCACCTTCTTCGCCCAATTCAACACCTTCATAGAGGTCCTGTGCCAACCGCATGGTATATTCGGGAGCGAAACGAAGTTTGCGAGAGGCTTCTTGCTGAAGGGTGCTGGTGATAAAGGGAGGAAGAGGATTTCGGCGAACATCCTTCTCTTCGATACTATCAACGCGGTAATTCTTTATATCCTTCAGCTGAGAAATAATCGCTTGCGTTTCTGTTTCATTGGCTAACTGAGGTTCCTTACCCTCTATTTTCACAAGTTTGGCAGAAAAGGATTCGCCATTCTGTTTTTCAAAAGTTCCCTGTATTGTCCAGTATTCTTGTGTAATAAAATTACGAATTTCCTCTTCGCGTTCACAGACCAAACGCACAGCAACAGACTGCACTCGTCCAGCACTTAATCCTTTACGGACAGACCATTGCACTAATGGACTGAGTTTATAGCCCACAAGACGGTCTAATATCCGTCGGGCTTGTTGGGCATTTACAAGGTTCATATCAATACTGCGGGGATTTTTTATAGATTCACGAATGGCTTTTTCTGTAATAGCGTTAAAAGTAATCCGTTCCACAGGTTTCTGGGTGGGTCGTAGTATCTCTGCAATATGCCAACCAATGGCTTCCCCTTCACGGTCCGGGTCGGAGGCTATAATAACTTTATCCGTTTTCTCTGCTTCTTTCTTTATCTGTGTGACGACTTTTCGTGATTTCGGAAGTATGGTATATTCCGGTTTAAAATCATTTTTAAGGTCAACTCCCAATCGCTCTTGAGGTAAGTCACGAATATGTCCATAACTGGATATTACATGGTAATTCTTCCCTAAATATTTATTAATCGTTCGTGCTTTCGCAGGAGATTCTACAACAACTAAATATTTACTCATGTTAATACTCCATTATTCTTTTCCATAACTTATAAACGGTATATTTTTTTAAATCTTTCTCTCTGTTATCAAATTCATACATTCATATACGAGCAAGGATTTCATTGGATAGACCAATTAACCCCTATTTTGCAGGAATTGTTCTGCACACAGCCAGCGGAAAATACTAAGAGTAACTAAAAAATTACATAAAAAGAGATTTGTCTCCAAAAGCCACAGACATTATTACTCTTATATTATCAAAACCATAGCGTCCCTCAAGTATTGTGTCTAATATATCTATCAATTTTGCAAAATGTATCCTTGATGGGGCATTCTCTATTTGTTCAAGGAGTAGAATTCTATCAATGGGTGAAAGCATCTGGTAATAATGTAGCCGTTGTAGGGCACAATAAGCATCATCGGTTAGTTTTACCCGGTCATTTTCGGTAAGGTAAAAGGTTGTAGGGACGAATTTGGGTAAATTCCTTGAAGTTTCCTTTTTTGTCCCCTTTCGTTTTTCCCAAACCTGATTTATTGCACTTTCAATATCTGAAAGTTTATATCCCTGACGGCTTAATTTCCGTCGGATAACCGTTTTGGATACCTTTTCCGAACGGCTTTCTTTTATTAAAGACCATATTTTATCTTCAATTTTCTTAATTTCTGAATTCATACTTAAATTTAAAAAAACCTTCAAAGTTATAATCGTTTTTTAGTGATGTTTAAATTATAAATTTATCTATCGTTAAAAATCAATAACAGGGGGATAGGTTGATATGTGAATAATGCTATAATGATTGCCTTGTTGTGTTATGGCATGATGTCATCCATATAACGCGCTTTCTTCTTTTCCATCTCTTCGCGGACAGCGGATTGTTCTTTCGATCTTCTTTTTGCCCTTTTTGACTTGACAGGACCCAGAACAGGGGGACGGAACCAGATGACAAGTAGGATAATGGTTATTACGAAGGCAATTTCTACATAGGCAATCCATTTGGGTATGTATGCCTCTAAATTCCAGAAATCATAAAGGGGAGTTGCCCAATCGGGGACTTCTGCAGGGGTGCCATCTTCTCGGAGAGCCCGCATGCTGGTATTTACCTTGAACCAAACAACTACTATTACGAATACATGGACGATAATATGCATAAGAACGAGGTAAATGGTTGTCTCAAGGGTATAGAAAATTACAGGAAGAGACCATTTTCGTGTAACAATAATAATAGGTATCATAAATGCAAGGACTATAGCGTAGATTTTCCAATTATCCTCAAAATGCCCATAAATAAGATTATAGAATTCTGTAAATGTCATATATCCTGCCTCTAATTCGTTCGATTAATAAAAACTTTTTAGAAGATATATCTATGAGATATTATATTAAAAAAGTAGGGTTATTATAAAACATTAGTATATATATAACACAGAGTAAACTATCTATAAAGAAAACCAAAAATAGGAGAGAAAAAGAAATATCTTAACTTGGTATATGCTACTTTTCCTCTTTATAGAGAGAATTAAATGAGTTAAATTATAACCACGAACGGCATGAATAAACACGGATAAAAACGAATGGAAAATGTCCATCATGCGTTATTTTATTCAATGTGGCTGAAGCATCCCCGCTTCGGGTATTTTTAAGGGAATAAATCTTTCCACTATAAAGAACACAAAGACTTTTAACAGATTTCACGATGTAGGAGCAAAACATGTTTTGCCCTCACTTTCTCTGTGTCCTTTGTGTAATATTTTCTTTGTGTCCTCGGTGGTTAATTCTTTTTACCATAGAAAACACAGAGAACTTACACAAAGTATACAAAGAGGAAAGAACCCGAAGCCGGGAGGCTTCAGCTACAAGTTTCTTGCTCTTATAGTCCTATGAGAGGTATGCCGTGCCCTTACGATTGTGAAGAAAGTATAAATCTGTTATCTATGTTTTATCGGTTATCATTCTATTTTAAGACTTAGCAAAAGAGATAAACATCAAATTTTATCCAATGTTTTTTATTTTGTAAATCTATACAATTTGACTTATAATTCTACCTGTATTTTTTTGAACCACAATTTTTTAAGGGAAAAACCATGATACGGAAAATTATTTTTATTACCATCGGTGCTACATTGATTGTTGGTGTTATCACAGCGGGAGTCTCTTTCTTAATGGACGATTATTATACAGCGACTACATTGTTGGTAATGACACCGGTTCCGTTAAATGCTCGGGATTATATTCCCAGCATTTTAGATGGGAGGGAAGATACTCCTTACCGTGTGAGTTTCCTTACCTTAAATGACATTCCTACTTTCCCTATGCCAGATTATGAACAGATATATAACTCAGATGAAATTGTCGAACAAGTTCTTCTTTATCTTTCGCAAAAAGAGGAATTTAAAGATATAAAGTTAAGTAGAACCAAATTGCGTAAATCAATGTCAATAAAATCGAAAATCTTTTTTCAGGGGACAAACCATATTCAATATCAACGAATAATCCAATTGCAGTTTACCTCTAAAAATCCACAATTGTCGGCGGATGTATGTAACTATTGGGCAGATTTGGGAATGACAAAGATTGAGGCTCTCCGCCAGGACCCTTTAAAAGATGGTATTGCCTATCTTGAAAAAGCACTTGGCGAGAAAAAAACGGAGCTTGAAAATAGTAGAAAGGCGTTAGAGCAAATAGAGGCAGGCTATCATTTGCCCAGTATGGAAATGCGAATTCAGGAACTGGAAAATCAAATTACATCATTTAAAATACAGCAAA
This genomic window contains:
- a CDS encoding aldolase catalytic domain-containing protein, which produces MYRPEVKILDVTIRDGGLMNNWDFPKSMVKEVFYGLAEAGVDYVELGYRADKRVFSTDEFGPWRFCNEEDLRDVAYECDTKIAVMCDVGRTNLDDFVPKSESIISMVRVACYVPEVDEGLKIAQYMKDLGYEVSLNLMAVSTVEEGLINEALRKIAQSRVDLVYIVDSFGYYYSEHIRYLTEKYIHALPGKAIGIHTHNNRQLAFSNSVEALLAGAQFVDCSLYGMGRAAGNCTTELILSFMDNPKYDLRPVLDLIERYFVRLKEDLKWGYELPYLVTGVLNQHPRTALAYIKEQGQGSKRSLRDFYETHIRQIKSK
- a CDS encoding replication-associated recombination protein A, encoding MDNLFEKSEQPKSLAYMPLARRVSPRTIDELIGQDAILGPGKALRRAIETDCLTSLILWGPPGTGKTALARIIARHTQSFFEPINAVTSNVRELRTVLEKARMRLQREKRRTILFIDEIHRFNRSQQDALLPDVEMGHVILIGVTTENPYFSIVSPLLSRSQIFRFESLNEESIFQILQKALQHPQNGFQDCEITFDDEALRFLARYGEGDARRALNALELAILTAKENNKKIHIDTALVQDCVSEKLLHYDKTGDEHYDIASAFIKSIRGSHPDAALYWMARMLEAGEPPRFLARRLCIAAAEDIGNADPMALIVAVSAWQATEFIGMPEARIILAQAVTYLACAPKSNASYLAIEKAMEMVKSQTTVPVPQALRDTHYRGAEMLGHGVGYQYPHDAEEGYIPQDYGLQRGIFYQPLPRGMEKTFLERLKHWFEIDQQLEKEQKEHNE
- a CDS encoding TlpA disulfide reductase family protein — its product is MSDGNPKKTAWKPFLFGFLLGIFLTIFLAVFGIVIGAKTLKFWIAKKEMVSLKTPKIQSHQNLDYSATAISMEGKEISFNDFRNKPLFIFVWHPECVHCLSTLMTVQKLYDEIKDMNMSVLALTEGKKQDIEKVQKELNISIPILMVKKEFLRSLCGDNVPCGLIINSQGGIVYSHIGSANWGDTEIIQYFINLAEN
- a CDS encoding tyrosine recombinase XerC is translated as MIDSSLEYFFEHLRVERGLSAHTIRAYECDLEHFCDYIQNKAQAFSTDAEETRKQRVIADLETLKKATRNDIRSFLAHVQSSGGSVKTASRKLSALKTLYRFLVRQGLLETNPVMTTRTPKQRRYLPAVLSIDEVLKLLNAVDGEDPISLRDRALLEVLYSTGMRANECATLTIASVDLSSGLVRVFGKRRKERLVPLGSYAKQYLMKYLLVRSELGKPTHNIVFVNARGGPLTTRSIQRIVERYAREVLPYRDDVSPHTLRHSFATHMLDGGADLRVVQEILGHEQLSTTQIYTHISIEHLREVYLRTHPHA
- the topA gene encoding type I DNA topoisomerase; this encodes MSKYLVVVESPAKARTINKYLGKNYHVISSYGHIRDLPQERLGVDLKNDFKPEYTILPKSRKVVTQIKKEAEKTDKVIIASDPDREGEAIGWHIAEILRPTQKPVERITFNAITEKAIRESIKNPRSIDMNLVNAQQARRILDRLVGYKLSPLVQWSVRKGLSAGRVQSVAVRLVCEREEEIRNFITQEYWTIQGTFEKQNGESFSAKLVKIEGKEPQLANETETQAIISQLKDIKNYRVDSIEEKDVRRNPLPPFITSTLQQEASRKLRFAPEYTMRLAQDLYEGVELGEEGAVGLITYMRTDSLRIEPDAISEVRDFILQKYGDKYLPEKPNYYRSKKRAQDAHEAIRPTSATRTPEEVRKYLSEDQCKLYTLIWQRFLASQMTPAIFKQLIVEVEGAQKKFVFRATDTTPVFDGFTTIYEETQEDTNGDEENGKQRLPALQVNEDVQGTDFLGEQHFTKPPARYTEASLIRALEEKGIGRPSTYAPTMKTIRDRGYVVREKGRLKPTPLGEEVNRLLVQLFPDILDYSFTAKMEEELDEIEDGKLTWQNLLKNFYDAFQNDLTEAQRNIVREIFGKDVVCEKCGTVLEVREGRFGFFLACPNYPDCKSIKSLPKVLNRKTDKKCLNCGKPLNLRYTKSGPILLCTGYPECKSIYAFDENGELSQIVSQEPQKTDEKCPKCGANLVIRKSKNNEEFYGCEKYPKCRFTKPMDLNIECPRKGCGGKLQYRMSRRGRFLGCSNYPDCQVILNGEIQKNTPCPKCGYSWTLLQKKRGGKKLLVCPNPDCKHQVAIEETEDDSREI